Within the Streptomyces vilmorinianum genome, the region CGCCGGCACCGACGACCACGGCCGCGCAGAGGGTGGTCGCGATCCGGAGCTTGCGGCTCCGCGGGTTTCGCTGGGGCGCCATGCGAGCCTCCTCGCGGGAATTCCCCTGATCACCAGGGTCACCCCGGGGGCGTGCGCCCGCTACTTCGGGGGCAGCGGGCGCACGGAGCGGAGGCCGGTACGTCAGCCGCCGAGCTTGTCCGGGTCCATGACCTGGTCCGCCGGCGGCGCGGTGACCGTGACCGGCTTGTTGAAGTCGGAGAAGACGAGGGTGCCCGGCTCGTCGCCGCCCACCTCGACCGTCTTGAGGACGTAGGGCTCGCCCTCCTTGGCGACGTACATGGTGAGCGTCTCGCCGTTGCTCTTCTTCTTGGTCAGGGTGACGGCGGGCTGACCGTTGACGTCGGCGTCGGCGCCCTTGGTCATGCCCTTGCGGTCCGCCCGGTCCTTGTCCATCTCCTTGACCATCTTGTCGAGGTCGCAGAGGTCGGCCAGTTCGCCCGCGTTCTTGTCGGTCATCTTCATCCAGCGGCCCTTGAAGAGCTCGGCCATGGCCTTCCCCTCCTCGGCGGAGGCGCCCTCCTCGCCGGCGGAGACCTGCCAGAACTTCTCGTCGCCCTTCATGTACATGATGCCGTCGGCCCGGAGGAGGTCCGCGGTGGCCTCCTTGATGCCGATCTTGCCGGTGCAGGCGCCCTTGCTGTCGAGGGCGAGGTCGATCGTCATGCTCTGGCCGTCGGCCTTGCCGTTGCCGACCATGTGGAGCGAGGTCGCGCCCTCGGTGGCCTTCACGGCCTTGTCGGCGATCTCGTCGGCGGTCAGCCCCGCGAACGGGTCGGCGGGCTTGGTGGGGGTCGGCGCGGCAGAGGGCGTGCTCTTGTCGGCCTTGGCGCCGCCGTCGTCAGCCTTCTTGCCGCAGCCGGTCACGCCGACCGCCGTCGCCGCGCAGACCAGCGCCACGGCCCAGAGCTTGGGGTTGACCGTCATCTTGCTCTCCACTCTCACAGGTTCTCTTTACCGCGGCCTTACCGACTGTCGAGCGGTCCGAAAGGTTGCGTCGGGCGGGCGGGTGACCTGTCCCACATCGGCCATGGCAGCCGCGGCGGGCACGGTGGTCCCGGCTCACTCCACGATGTGGCGGCCCTCCGGCTGCGCGCTGCACGAGGCCCGGAAGGTGCAGTGGGTGCAGTGCTGGCCGGTGGTGGGGGTGAAGCGCTCGTCGAGGACCCGGCCGGCCGCGGTCGCGAGCAGGTCGCCGACCCACTCGCCCGCCAGGGGTTCCTGCGCCTGGATCTTCGGCAGCGCGTCCCCGCCCTCCTTCTTGGGGGCGGGCTGGCGCAGCTGTACGAGTTCGGCGCCGCCGGGTTCGGGGCGGCGGCCGTCGAAGACCTCGTCGAGGGCTCCTTCGCGTACCGCGAGCTGGTAGACGGCGAGCTGGGGGTGGTGGGCGACCTCGTCCCTGGTCGGGGCGGACTTGCCGGTCTTGAAGTCGACGACGTAGGCGCGGCCCTGCTCGTCGGTCTCGACGCGGTCCATGGAGCCGCGGATACGGACCTCGTACGCGCCGGCTTCGAGGGTGACGTCGAAGTCGTGCTCGGTGGCGGCGGGGGTACGGCCGCCGCGGTCCATGACGTGCCAGCGCAGGAAGCGTTCCAGCGCCACGCGCGCGTGCTCCTTCTCCTGCGCGGACTTCCAGGGGGCGTCGAAGGCGAGCGCGTCCCAGACGGAGTCGAGGCGGGCCATGAGGACGTCGAGGTCGGCGGGGGTACGGCCGGAGGCGACCTCGTCGGCGAGGACGTGGACGACGTTCCCGAAGCCCTGGGCGGCGGTGGCGGGGGCGGCGGCCTTGACCTCGCGGCCGAGGAACCACTGGAGGGCGCAGGTGTTGGCGAGCTGGTCGAGGGCGGAGCCGGAGAGGGCGACGGGGTGGTCGCGGTCGCGGAGCGGGACCTGGCTGCGGGTGGGCTCGAACAGGCCCCACCAGCGGTCCGGGTGGGCGGCCGGGACCAGTGGCTGGCCCTCGTCGTCGGTGAGCGCGGCGAGCTGGGCGAGGCGCTGGGCGGCGGCGTCGCGGAGCGCGTCGGAGGCGGCGGGGTCGACGGTGGTGGCGCGCAGTTCGGCGACGAGGGCGGCGACGGCGAGGGGGCGGCGGGGGCGGCCGGGGACGTCCTTGGGCTCGGTGCCGAGTTCGGTGAGGAAGCGGGAGGGCTGGTCGCCGTCGTCGGCGGGGGCCTTGACGGCGGTGACGACGAGTCGGTGGCGGGCGCGGGTGGCGGCGACGTAGAAGAGGCGGCGCTCCTCGGCGAGGAGGGCGCCGGGGGTGAGGGGTTCGGCGAGTCCGTCGCGGCCGATGCGGTCGGCTTCGAGGAGGGAGCCGCGGCGGCGCAGGTCGGGCCAGAGGCCTTCCTGGACGCCGGCGACGACGACGAGGCCCCATTCGAGGCCCTTGGAGCGGTGGGCGGTCATGAGGCGGACGGCGTCGGGGCGGGTCTGGCGCTTGGAAAGGGTGTCGGCGGCGATGTCCTGGGCGTCGAGCTCTTCGAGGAAGTTGAGCGCGCCGCGGCCGCCGACGCGGTCCTCGGCGCGGGCGGCGGTCTCGAAAAGGGCGCAGACGGCGTCGAGGTCGCGGTCGGCGTTGCGGCCGGCCGCGCCGCCGCGGAGCGCGGCGCGCTCGAGCCGGCCGGGCCAGGGGGTGCCGTCCCAGAGCAGCCAGAGGGCCTCTTCGGCGGTGCCGCCGGCGGCGAGCCGTGCGCGGGCCTGCCGGAGCAGCTCACCGAGCCGCCTGGCGCCGCGGGCGTACGACTGGTCATGGGCGGCGAGCCGCTCGGGCTCGGCGAGAGCCCGTGCGAGCAGAACGTCGGACGGCGGCGGCACCTTGTTCCCCCCGGCCCGCTCCTCGTCCCGCAGGGCCCGCCCGAGCCGCCGGAGGTCGGCGGGGTCCATCCCGGCGAGGGGCGACGCGAGAAGGCTGAGCGCGGTATCGACATCGAGCCAGGCCCCTCCGACGCCGACGCCGTCGGCAGACGCGGGGGCAGCCCCCCGGGCCCTCATCTCGTCCCCTCCGGGGACGGAGCCATCGACGCCCGCCGCGTGGCCATCAGCGTCCACGTCGGCGGACGAGGCCAGCTGCGCGGCATCCGGCTCCTGGCCGCCGCCAGACCCGTCGGCAGACGCGGGGACGGAGCCATCGACCCCCGCCACGGGCCCAGGGCTTCGCCCGGGCACACCGGAACCACCCAGGGGCACGTCTCCGCCCGCGGCCTGGCCGTCAGCGCCCACATCGGCGGACGAGGCCGGCTGCGCGGCATCCGGCTGCTCCTGGTCGCCGGCAGACGCCCCGGCCTCCTGGCCGCCCGCAGGCACGTCGGGCGACGCGGACGAGGTCTCCCCGGGGGCCTTCGCCGCATCGGCGGGCACGACCGGCTGCCCTTGGCCGCCGGGAGGTCCGTCGGTTTGCACGTCGGGCGGCGCGGCCCGGAACTCCCCCGCGTCAGCGGGTGTCGCCGCCGCGCGGAGGGCGAGGAGGAGAGGGGCGACCGCCGGTTCGTGGCGGAGGGGGGTGTCGGTGGTGTCGGTTTCCAGGGGGACGCCGGCCGAGGTCAGGGCGCGGCGGAGGGAGGGGACGGAGGACGTGGCGCGGACCAGGACCGCCATGTCGTGCCAGGGGACGCCGTCCTCCAGGTGGGCCCGGCGCAGCAGGTCGGCGATGTTGTCGGTCTCGGTGGACGCGGTCGGGTAGGTGTACACCTCCAGCCGGCCGCCCCCGCGCACCGCCGCCAGGTCCCGGTGGGCGCGGACCTTGTCGGCGGGCAGCCGGGGCAGCGGCATGCGCCGGGTGAGTTCGCGGGTCGCCGCGAGCAGGCCCGCGCCGGAGCGGCGGGAGGCCGTCAGGACGCGGACCTCCGCCGGCCTGCCGTCCACCCCCACGAACGTGTCGGGGAAGTCGAGGATGCCGTTGACGTCGGCGCCCCGGAACGCGTAGATCGACTGGTCCGGGTCGCCGAAGGCGACCACCGTGCTCCCGCCCGTCGCCCGACCACCGCCCCCCACGGACGCCCTTCCGGCGGCCCCTGTCGAATGGCCCGCCAGCGCGCGCAGCAGCCGTACCTGCGCCGGGTCCGTGTCCTGGTACTCGTCCACGAAGACCGCGTCGTAGTCGGGCAGCGTCACGCGCTCCGACAGCAGCACGGCCCGGTGCACCAGCTCCGTGTAGTCGAGGACCCCCTGCAGGTCCAGGACGTCCAGGTACTCCGCCAGGAACCCGGCCGCCGCCTTCCAGTCCGGCCGCCCCACCCGCTGGGCGAACTCCGCCAGCGCCCGCGGCCCGAGCCCCAGCTCCCGCGAGCGCGCGAGGACGGCCCGTACCTCGTCGGCGAAGCCCCGCGTCGTCAGGCAGGCCCGCAGCTCGTCGGGCCAGCGGATCCCCGCGAGACCCGACTTCTCCAGGTCGAGCTGGCCCGCCAGCAGCTCCCGTACGAACAGGTCCTGCTCCGGTCCGGACAGCAGCCGCAGCGGCTCCGCGAACAGCTCGGCGTCCTGGTGTGCGCGGATCAGGGCGTAGCAGTACGAGTGGAAGGTGGTCGCCTGCGGGGGCCGCGAACCTCCCAGCCGCGCCGCCATCCGGTCGCGCAGCTCCACGGCCGCCTTGCGGCTGAAGGTGAGGACCAGGATCCGCTCCGGGTCCGCCCCCTTCTCGACGCGGGCCGCCACCGCCTCCACCAGCGTCGTCGTCTTCCCGGTGCCCGGTCCGGCAAGGACGAGCAGCGGTCCGCCCGCGTGGTCAACCACTTCCCGCTGCGCTGCGTCAAGGACAGGGGGATCCACCCGGGCCGGGGCGGTACGCAGCAGTCGGTACGCGCCCGTGGTCCGCCCCTGGTACGGCGTACGCCGGGTGGTGGAGGAGGAACTCACGTGGATCGACCGGTCCTGAGCGAAGAGGTGGAGAGGCGGAGAGGTGTACGGGGCGAACGACGACGTTACGGGAAACGGAGGGCACCCGAGTCGTACTCCGTACGGGGCTCCGTACCGTCATCGGGCCGCCCGGCCCCTCCCACCATGGGCAAAGCTGTCACGTGTGAGTTCCCGCACGCGGACCCCCGTCCGCGCCCGCGCCGTCCGCGCCCGCGCCGTCCCACCGCGCCCGCCGCATGTCGAGCTTCGGCACGTGCCCCTCCGCCGTGCGCCCCGCCTCGCGCAGCGGAGTGCCCTCCTCGCGGTAGTGGCCGAGGGCGCGCAGCTCGTGGCCGGGCAGCAGCGTGCCGTCGGCGCGCACCACGCGCCACCACGGCACGGCACCCCCGTACAGGGCCATCACCCGGCCGACCTGGCGCGGCCCTCCCTCGCCCAGCCACTCGGCCACGTCGCCGTAGGTCATCACCCGGCCCGCCGGGATCAGCTCCGCGACCTCAAGGACCCGCTCCGCGTACTCCGGAAGCTCCTCCACGCTCATCCGCCCCATCCTGCCTCACCCCACCGACAACGCCCTGATGCCTCCTTCGGGCGTTGCTTCGTGCCACCATCGTCCGGGCGGTGACTGGTGATACGAGATCAAGAGCGACAAGAAGACCAAGAAGAACAACAATTCGAACAAGGCAATGAGTGCGCGGCACGCGTGGTACGCGCTGCACAGGCAGAGACGGACATGGTGATGGGGCACGACGCTCAGCCTCCTGAGGAGGAGGCGCACCCCGGCATGCCCGCCGCCGACGGAGAGCCCAACGAGCGCGTCTCCCAGGACGAGCCCCTGCTCGCCGCCCGCGTGCACCGGCCCTCGGACCTGATGCGGCTGCTCGTCGGCGTGCTCGCGATCGGCCTCGTCATCGCCATCGCCGCCTTCGCCCACGGCACCACCTCCGGCCTCGAGCAGGACATCAACAAGGGCGCCGGCGGCGCCCCCGACGTCTTCGTCAAGATCGCCGGCCTGGTCTCCAGCATCGCCGTCCTGCTCGTGCCGGTCGCCTTCGCCATCGAGCGGCTCATCAAACGCGACGGCCTGCGGATCGCCGACGGCGTCCTCGCCGCCGTCCTCGCCCACGGCGTCACCCTCGCCACCGACCTCTGGGTCGCCAAGGCCGCGCCCGGCACCATCCAGGACGCGCTGACCCAGCCGGCCTCCGGGGGCGGTCTCACCGACCCGGTCCACAACTACCTCGCCCCCGTCATCGCGTACATGACGGCGGTCGGCATGGCCCGCAGGCCACGCTGGCGGCTGGGCCTGTGGACGGTGCTGCTGCTCGACGCGTTCACCATGCTGGTCGCCGGGTACACCACCGCGTTCTCGATCATCCTGACCGTACTGATCGGCTGGACCGTCGCGTACGGAACGCTGTACGCGGTCGGCTCCCCCAACGTCCGCCCCACCGGCCAGACCCTCCTCGCGGGCCTGCGCAGGGTCGGCTTCCGGCCGGTCACGGCGCTGCGCGCCGAGGGCGCCGGGGTGCCCGACTCGGCCGACAGCGGGGACCGCGGCCGCCGGTACATCGTCACGCTGGAGGACGGGCCTCCGCTCGATGTCACGGTCGTGGACCGCGAGCAGCAGGCGCACGGCTTCTTCTACCGCGTCTGGCGCCGGATCACGCTGCGGGCCATCACCACCCGCCGCTCGATCGTCTCCCTGCGCCAGGCCCTGGAGCAGGAGGCCCTCCTCGCGTACGCGGCGATCGCCGCCGGGGCCAACGCGCCGAAGCTGATCGCCACCTCGGAGCTCGGCCCGGACGCCGTCATGCTCGTGTACGAGCACCTGGGCGGCCGGAGCCTGGACTCGCTGGAGGACGAGGAGATCACCGACGAGCTGGTGCGCAGCGCCTGGCGTCAGGTGCGGGCGCTGCAGTCGCGCCGGATCGCGCACCGGAGGCTCGCGGGGGACGCGATTCTGGTGGATCGTTCCGGCAAGGTGATCCTCACGGATCTGCGGGGCGGCGAGATCGCCGCGGGCGATCTGATCCTGCGGATGGACATCGCCCAGCTCCTCACCACCCTCGGTCTGCGGGTGGGCGCCCAGCGGGCGGTCGCCGCGGCCGTGGAGGTGCTCGGCCCGGACGCGATCGCGGACTGTCTCCCCCTCCTCCAGCCGATCGCGCTGAGCCGCTCCACGCGCGCGACGCTGCGGAAGATCGCGCGGGAGCGGTCGAAGCGGGAGCGCGAGGCCGTTCTCAAGGCCTCGGAGGCGGCGAAGCAGGCGCGGGTCGAGGCCCACGAGGGCGCGGACGTCTCGAAGGCCGGCGGGAAGGCTGCCCGCAAGTCCGACCGGAAGCTCGAGAAGGCGGAGAAGCAAGCCGAGAAGCGAGCGCTCGACGAGGCGCTCGACGACGCCCGCGAGGAGGATCTGCTGGCCCAGATCCGTCAGCAGGTGCTGTTGATCCGGCCGCAGGCACCGGTCGAACCGGTCCGTCTGGAGCGGATCAAGCCGCGCACGCTCATCAGTCTCATCGCCGGCGCCGTCGCCGCGTACTTCCTGCTCTCGCAGATCGCCCGCACGCCGATGTCCACGATCAGCCAGGCCGACTGGCGGTGGGTGGCGGCGGCCGTGCTGTTCTCGGCGCTCAGCTATGTCGCGGCCGCGATGAGCCTGCTCGGCTTCGTACCGGAGCGGGTGGGGTTCTGGCGGACCGTGATCGCGCAGGTCGCCGGGTCGTTCGTGAAGATCGTCGCCCCGGCGGCGGTCGGCGGTGTCGCGCTGAACACGCGCTTCCTCCAGCGCTCGGGAGTGCGGCCGGGGCTCGCGGTGGCGAGCGTCGGCGCCTCGCAGCTCTTCGGTCTGGGCGCGCACATCCTGCTGCTGCTCGCCTTCGGCTATCTGACGGGTACGGAGAAGTCGCAGTCGTTCACCCCGTCGAGGACGGTCATCGCCGGTCTGCTGACGGTGGCGGTCCTGGTCCTGGTGGTCACCGCGATCCCGTTCATGCGCAAGTTCGTCTCGACCCGGCTGCGCTCGCTCTTCGCGGGCGTCGTGCCGCGCATGCTGGACGTGCTCCAGCGGCCGCTGAAGCTGCTCACCGGCATCGGGGGCATGCTGCTCCTGACCGGTGTGTTCGTGCTCTGCCTGGACGCGTCGATCCGCGCGTTCGGCCACGAGAGCCAGGGGATCAGCTACGCGAGCGTGGCCGTCGTCTTCCTCGCGGGCAACGCGCTCGGCTCGGCTGCGCCGACCCCGGGCGGCGTCGGCGCGGTCGAGGGCGCGCTGACCTTCGGTCTGGTGGCGGTCGGCCTCCCGCTGGAGGTCGCGACCCCGGCGGTGCTGCTGTACCGGCTCCTGACGCTGTGGCTGCCGGTGCTGCCGGGATGGCTCTGCTTCAACTGGCTGACGAAGCGGGGGGCGCTCTAGCCGTCCGGCGGGAGCGGGGGCGACAGGGCGCGCACTGGCCGTCCGGCAGGAGCGGGAGGACAGGACGCGCTCTAGCCGTCCGGCGAGAGCGGGGGCGGGGGCGGACAGGGCGCGCACTGGCCGTCCGGCAGGAGAGGGACGACAGGGCGCCGCTCGGCACGAAGGCTCGGGCCGGTCGTGGGTGATCGCGCGGTTCCCCGCGCCCCCAGTGGGACGCTCCCCCGCCTGGCCCACTCGCCCGCGCGGGGGCGCCCCGGGCGGCCCACCATGGGCTCATGCCGATCTCCGCCGCGCAGCGCGCCGCCCTGCTCACCGCGACCACCGTGCTGCTCGCCGCCGGATGCGCCGGGTGTTCGGACGGCGGAGGCGAGGGCGGCGCCGCCGACTCCCCCACCGATCTCGCCGGGCTCGCCGCGCAGGAGCTGGAGTGGTCCGCCTGCCCGCCCCCGTCCGCCGCGGAGGGCGGCGGTACGGCGCCCTCGCCGCTGCCCGGCGGCGCCGCCTGGGAGTGCGCCTTCATGGACGCGCCGCTCGACTACGAGAAGCCCGGCGGCGAGACGATCGAGCTGGCCCTGATCCGCGCCCCGGCCCGCGACCAGAGCCGGCGGATCGGCTCCCTGATCTACAACTTCGGCGGTCCCGGTGGCTCCGGCATCACCGGTCTGCCGTCCTTCGCACCGGCGTACGAGAAGCTCCGCTCCCGCTACGACCTGGTCTCCTTCGACCCCCGGGGCGTCGGCCGCAGCGAGGACGTCGAGTGCGCGACCGACAAGGAACTGGACGCGTACTACGCCCTGGACTTCACCCCGGACGACGCCGCCGAGGAGCGGACCCTCTCCGACGCGCAGAAGAAGTACGCCGCCGGCTGCGAGAAGGACTCCGGCACGGTGCTCCCCCACGTCGGCACCAGCAACGCGGCCCGCGACCTGGATCTGATGCGCCAGGTCCTCGGCGACGACAAGCTCCACTACTTCGGCATCTCCTACGGCACGGAGCTCGGCGGCGTGTACGCCCACTTGTTCCCGGAGAAGGTCGGCCGGGCGCTCTTCGACGCGGTCGTCGACCCGAACTCCAGCACCGAGGACGGCGCTCTCGGCCAGGCCAGGGGCTTCCAGCTCGCGCTCGACAACTTCGCGAAGGACTGCGTGGCCCGCGGCGACGCCTGCACGCTGCCCGGTTCGACGGTCGCCGAGATCGAGGCCTTCATCACCGGGCTGCTCGCCGAGCTCGACAAGAAGCCGATCCCCGGCATCGGCGACCGCGAGCTCACCCAGACGCAGGCCACCAACGGCATCGCCCAGGCCCTGTACTCCAAGGAGTTCTGGCAGTACCTGGAGCAGGGCCTGGACTCGGCCGACGGCGGCGACGGGGCGCTGCTGCTCGCCCTCTCCGACTCCATGAACGGGCGGGACCAGAACGGCAGTTACAGCAACATCCAGGCGGCGAACGCGGCCATCAACTGCGTCGACTTCAAGGAGCGCTACACGCTGGGCCAGGCCAAGGAGCGGCTCCCGGAGTTCCGGGAGGCCTCGGCCGTCTTCGGCGACTTCATGGGCTGGGCGCTGGCGAGTTGCTCCCAGTGGCCGGTCCCCGGCACCTGGGAGCACCCGGACGTCTCCGCCCCCGGGGCCGCCCCCATCCTCGTGCTCGGCACGACCGGCGACCCGGCGACCCCGTACGAGGGCGCCCGGGCGATGGCGGAGGCGCTGGGCAAGGGCGTCGGCGTGGAGCTGACGTACGAGGGCGAGGGCCACGGCGCGTACAACAGCGGCAACGCGTGCGTGCAGGAGACGGTCAACGCGTACTTCCTGGAGGGGAAGGTGCCGGCCTCCGGGACCGTCTGCAGGTAGCCCGCGGACCGGCGCCTAGGATGGCGGTTTTCGGGTCCGGATCACGGGGGTTGTCTTGGTTCTACGGATACGGGTGGCGGCCGCGGCGGCCGTCACCGGACTACTGCTCACCGGCTGCACGAGCACCGACGCCGGCAACGGCAACGGCACCGACACTCCCCGTACGACCCCGCCCGCCGCGGACGCCAAGCCCGGCGAGGCCCCGGCTCTCCCCGCCTCCCTCACCGGGCAGCAGCCTCAGTGGAAGCGCTGCAAGGCCCCCGAGGGCGGCGAGCGGCCCGGCGCGGACTGGCGCTGCGCGAGCGTCCGGGTCCCCCTCGACTACGCGAAGCCCGACGGCGAGACGATCCCGGTCGCGCTGATCCGCAAGGAGGCCCGCGACAAGAGCAGGCGGATCGGCTCGCTGCTCTTCAACTTCGGCGGCCCCGGCGCCTCGGGTGTCGACATCCTGCCGCGCGCCGCCACCGAGTACGGGAAGCTCAACGGCCGTTACGACCTGGTCGGCTTCGACCCCCGGGGCGTCGAGCGGAGCAGCGGCGTGGTGTGCCGGGACGACGCCGAGCAGGCCGCCGCGGAGGCCTCGGTCGACCTCACCCCGGACACGGCGGCCGAGGAGGCCGCGTACCTCAAGGACGGCACCGACTTCGGCGCCGGGTGCGCCCGCCGCTCCGGCACGGTCATCGCGCACACGACGACGAGCAACACCGCCCGCGACCTGGACCTGGTCCGGCACGTCCTCGGCGACGAGAAGCTGAACTACTTCGGTATCTCCTACGGCACCCAGCTCGGCGCCGCCTACGCCCATCTCTTCCCCCGGAACGTCGGCCGGACCGTCCTCGACGCCGTCGTCGACCCGACCGCCGACAGCACGGGCCACGCCCGCAACCAGACGATCGGCTTCCAGCGGGCCCTGGACAACTACCTGAAGAGCACCGGCGAGGGCTCGAAGAAGGGCACGGCACGGATCGTCCGGCTCCTGGAGCAGCTGGACCGGGAGCCGCTGCCCGTCGGCGACCGGAAGCTGACCGACGGCCTGGCGCTGACGGGTATCGCGATCACGCTCTACTCGCAGAGCAACTGGTCCCTGCTGACCTCCGCCCTGGAGCAGGCCGAGCGCGGCGACGGCACCGAGCTGCTGCGCCTCGCCGACTGGTACAACGACCGGGACGAGAACGGTCACTACTCCACGCAGTCCCACTCCCAGCGGGCGATCTCCTGCGCCGACTCCTCGGAGCGGCCCACGGCCGCGCAGGCGAAGGCCCTGCTGCCGGAGTTCCGGGGGCTCTCCCCGGTCTTCGGCCCTTTCCTCGCCTGGGACACGGCAGGCTGGTGCGCGAACTGGCCGGTCAAGGGCGAGCACGCGAACCCGGACGCGAGCGCGCCCGGAGCCGGCCCGATCCTGGTCGTGGGTACGACGGGTGACCCGGCGACCCCGTTCGAGGGCGCCGAGCGGATGGCGAAGGAGCTCGGCAAGGGCGTCGGCATCCTGCTCGGCAACGAGGGCGAGGGGCACGGCGCGTACGGCACGTCGTCCTGCGTGACGGGGACGATCGACGCGTATCTCCTGGACGGCAAGGTCCCCGCGTACGGCACGACCTGCTCCAGCGGGTCGGCCCGCAGCGGGGCATGAGCAGAAGGGGCCCGGACCTGAGGTCAGGTCCGGGCCCCTTCTCACAGAGACACGTATGCGGGTCTAGTAGACCGGCTTCTCGGGCTCGATCTGGTTCACCCAGCCGATGACGCCGCCGCCGACGTGCACCGCGTCCGCGAAGCCCGCGGACTTGAGCACGGCGAGGACTTCCGCACTGCGGACACCCGTCTTGCAGTGCAAGACGATGCGCTTGTCCTGCGGGAGGTCCTGGAGGGCGTTGCCCATCAGGAACTCGTTCTTGGGGATCAGCTTGGCGCCGGGGATGGAGACGATCTCGTACTCGTTGACCTCGCGGACATCGATGATCTCGATCTTCTCGTCCGCGTCGATCCACTCCTTGAGCTGCTTGGGAGTGATCGTCGAGCCGAGCGCCGCCTCCTGGGCCTCCTCGGACACGACGCCGCAGAAGGCCTCGTAGTCGATGAGCTCGGTGAGGGTCGGGTTCTCGCCGCAGACCGCGCAGTTCGGGTCCTTGCGGACCTTGACCTGGCGGTACTGCATCTCCAGGGCGTCGTAGATCATCAGCCGGCCGACCAGCGGGTCGCCGACGCCGGCCAGGACCTTGATGGCCTCGGTGACCTGGATGGAGCCGATGGACGCGCAGAGCACGCCCAGGACGCCGCCCTCGGCGCAGGAGGGGACCATGCCCGGCGGCGGGGGCTCCGGGTAGAGGCAGCGGTAGCAGGGGCCGTACTCGGACCAGAAGACGGAGGCCTGGCCGTCGAAGCGGTAGATCGAACCCCAGACGTACGGCTTGTTCAGCAGCACGCACGCGTCGTTGACGAGGTAGCGCGTGGCGAAGTTGTCCGTGCCGTCGACGATCAGGTCGTACTGGCTGAAGATGTCCATCACGTTCTCGGCCTCGAGCCGCTCTTCGTGGAGGATCACGTTCACGTACGGGTTGATGCCGAGGACCGAGTCCTTGGCGGACTCCGCCTTGGAGCGGCCGATGTCGGACTGGCTGTGGATGATCTGGCGCTGCAGGTTCGACTCGTCGACCTCGTCGAACTCCACGATGCCGAGCGTGCCCACACCGGCCGCGGCCAGGTACATCAGGGCCGGCGAGCCGAGGCCGCCGGCGCCCACACACAGCACCTTCGCGTTCTTCAGCCGCTTCTGCCCGTCCATCCCGACATCCGGGATGATCAGGTGGCGGGAGTACCTGCGGACCTCGTCTACGGTGAGCTCGGCAGCCGGCTCGACCAGGGGTGGCAGCGACACGGGGGCTCCGTTGGTCGGTATGTCAGTACGGTTGTTCTCCCCGTAACACTGCCACGCCCCTTCTCATTCCGAGACACCCGGTCCAATGCGCGAGACGATTTCGTCCCAGTAGCCGGGCAGAGTTTGAAATGGGTCGGTTTGTCCGGCGTGCTCCGTGTGGGCGGAGCGGTCGGTGAAGAAGATCGTCCCCGCTCCCTGCCAGCGGGCGATCCGCATCGCCTCGTCGAGATGGCTGCGGGGCACCCCGTGGACGAGATGGACGAACTTCTCCGGCGGGTGATCGGCCGTCCACTCCGCCACCTGTGACCAGCGATAGTCCGCCCACGGCCCGGAGAACGTGACCAGCTGGTCGGCGGTCTCGGCATAGCCCGGATACGGGTGGGTGCCATGGCCCAGGACGAGGTGGGCCTCGCCGTCGAGCACCGCCTCCAGGGTGGCC harbors:
- a CDS encoding ATP-dependent helicase — translated: MSSSSTTRRTPYQGRTTGAYRLLRTAPARVDPPVLDAAQREVVDHAGGPLLVLAGPGTGKTTTLVEAVAARVEKGADPERILVLTFSRKAAVELRDRMAARLGGSRPPQATTFHSYCYALIRAHQDAELFAEPLRLLSGPEQDLFVRELLAGQLDLEKSGLAGIRWPDELRACLTTRGFADEVRAVLARSRELGLGPRALAEFAQRVGRPDWKAAAGFLAEYLDVLDLQGVLDYTELVHRAVLLSERVTLPDYDAVFVDEYQDTDPAQVRLLRALAGHSTGAAGRASVGGGGRATGGSTVVAFGDPDQSIYAFRGADVNGILDFPDTFVGVDGRPAEVRVLTASRRSGAGLLAATRELTRRMPLPRLPADKVRAHRDLAAVRGGGRLEVYTYPTASTETDNIADLLRRAHLEDGVPWHDMAVLVRATSSVPSLRRALTSAGVPLETDTTDTPLRHEPAVAPLLLALRAAATPADAGEFRAAPPDVQTDGPPGGQGQPVVPADAAKAPGETSSASPDVPAGGQEAGASAGDQEQPDAAQPASSADVGADGQAAGGDVPLGGSGVPGRSPGPVAGVDGSVPASADGSGGGQEPDAAQLASSADVDADGHAAGVDGSVPGGDEMRARGAAPASADGVGVGGAWLDVDTALSLLASPLAGMDPADLRRLGRALRDEERAGGNKVPPPSDVLLARALAEPERLAAHDQSYARGARRLGELLRQARARLAAGGTAEEALWLLWDGTPWPGRLERAALRGGAAGRNADRDLDAVCALFETAARAEDRVGGRGALNFLEELDAQDIAADTLSKRQTRPDAVRLMTAHRSKGLEWGLVVVAGVQEGLWPDLRRRGSLLEADRIGRDGLAEPLTPGALLAEERRLFYVAATRARHRLVVTAVKAPADDGDQPSRFLTELGTEPKDVPGRPRRPLAVAALVAELRATTVDPAASDALRDAAAQRLAQLAALTDDEGQPLVPAAHPDRWWGLFEPTRSQVPLRDRDHPVALSGSALDQLANTCALQWFLGREVKAAAPATAAQGFGNVVHVLADEVASGRTPADLDVLMARLDSVWDALAFDAPWKSAQEKEHARVALERFLRWHVMDRGGRTPAATEHDFDVTLEAGAYEVRIRGSMDRVETDEQGRAYVVDFKTGKSAPTRDEVAHHPQLAVYQLAVREGALDEVFDGRRPEPGGAELVQLRQPAPKKEGGDALPKIQAQEPLAGEWVGDLLATAAGRVLDERFTPTTGQHCTHCTFRASCSAQPEGRHIVE
- a CDS encoding MGMT family protein, with translation MGRMSVEELPEYAERVLEVAELIPAGRVMTYGDVAEWLGEGGPRQVGRVMALYGGAVPWWRVVRADGTLLPGHELRALGHYREEGTPLREAGRTAEGHVPKLDMRRARWDGAGADGAGADGGPRAGTHT
- a CDS encoding lysylphosphatidylglycerol synthase transmembrane domain-containing protein; this encodes MPAADGEPNERVSQDEPLLAARVHRPSDLMRLLVGVLAIGLVIAIAAFAHGTTSGLEQDINKGAGGAPDVFVKIAGLVSSIAVLLVPVAFAIERLIKRDGLRIADGVLAAVLAHGVTLATDLWVAKAAPGTIQDALTQPASGGGLTDPVHNYLAPVIAYMTAVGMARRPRWRLGLWTVLLLDAFTMLVAGYTTAFSIILTVLIGWTVAYGTLYAVGSPNVRPTGQTLLAGLRRVGFRPVTALRAEGAGVPDSADSGDRGRRYIVTLEDGPPLDVTVVDREQQAHGFFYRVWRRITLRAITTRRSIVSLRQALEQEALLAYAAIAAGANAPKLIATSELGPDAVMLVYEHLGGRSLDSLEDEEITDELVRSAWRQVRALQSRRIAHRRLAGDAILVDRSGKVILTDLRGGEIAAGDLILRMDIAQLLTTLGLRVGAQRAVAAAVEVLGPDAIADCLPLLQPIALSRSTRATLRKIARERSKREREAVLKASEAAKQARVEAHEGADVSKAGGKAARKSDRKLEKAEKQAEKRALDEALDDAREEDLLAQIRQQVLLIRPQAPVEPVRLERIKPRTLISLIAGAVAAYFLLSQIARTPMSTISQADWRWVAAAVLFSALSYVAAAMSLLGFVPERVGFWRTVIAQVAGSFVKIVAPAAVGGVALNTRFLQRSGVRPGLAVASVGASQLFGLGAHILLLLAFGYLTGTEKSQSFTPSRTVIAGLLTVAVLVLVVTAIPFMRKFVSTRLRSLFAGVVPRMLDVLQRPLKLLTGIGGMLLLTGVFVLCLDASIRAFGHESQGISYASVAVVFLAGNALGSAAPTPGGVGAVEGALTFGLVAVGLPLEVATPAVLLYRLLTLWLPVLPGWLCFNWLTKRGAL